The Balaenoptera acutorostrata chromosome 15, mBalAcu1.1, whole genome shotgun sequence genome contains a region encoding:
- the LOC103012918 gene encoding 60S ribosomal protein L17-like, translated as MVRYSLDPENPTKSCKSRGSNLRVHFKNTRETAQAIKGMHIRKATKYLKDVTLKKQCVPFRRYNGGVGRCAQAKQWGWTQGRWPKKSAEFLLHMLKNAESNAELKGLDVDSLVIEHIQVNKAPKMRRRTYRAHGRINPYMSSPCHIEMILTEKEQIVPKPEEEVDQKKKISQKKLKKQKLMARE; from the coding sequence ATGGTTCGCTATTCACTTGAcccagaaaaccccacaaaatcatgCAAGTCGAGAGGTTCAAATCTTCGTGTTCACTTTAAGAACACTCGTGAAACAGCCCAGGCCATTAAGGGTATGCATATCCGAAAGGCCACCAAGTATCTGAAGGATGTCACTTTAAAGAAGCAGTGTGTGCCGTTCCGTCGTTACAATGGTGGAGTTGGTAGGTGTGCCCAGGCCAAACAGTGGGGCTGGACGCAGGGTCGGTGGCCCAAAAAGAGTGCTGAATTTTTACTGCACATGCTCAAAAATGCAGAGAGTAATGCTGAACTTAAGGGCTTAGATGTAGATTCTCTGGTCATTGAGCATATCCAGGTGAACAAAGCCCCCAAGATGCGGCGGAGGACATACAGAGCTCATGGTCGGATCAACCCATACATGAGCTCTCCCTGCCACATTGAGATGATCcttactgaaaaagaacagattgttCCTAAGCCAGAAGAGGAGGTTGaccagaagaaaaagatatcccagaagaaattgaagaaacaaaaacttatggCCCGGGaataa